In one Rhizobium leguminosarum genomic region, the following are encoded:
- a CDS encoding DUF6428 family protein — protein MNAIDKPLLETDISLGRLLETIDGVRELPLIFSYDGRPVKSGYHVTEVKAGQFAALDCGANPEAWSEIFVQLWDIDEENRAHMPAGKFAAIIRKVSEHVQLDGSAKLTFEVSDGIRPMQLHYASMPTVQDGALHVELAPRPASCKPRDRWLKAENRKSSACCGQSTAQSACCG, from the coding sequence ATGAACGCGATCGACAAGCCCCTTCTCGAAACCGACATCAGCCTGGGTCGCCTCCTAGAGACGATCGACGGAGTCCGTGAGCTGCCGCTGATCTTCTCCTACGACGGTCGACCGGTGAAATCCGGTTACCATGTCACTGAGGTCAAGGCCGGGCAGTTCGCCGCGCTTGACTGCGGTGCCAACCCCGAAGCCTGGTCGGAAATCTTCGTGCAGCTTTGGGATATCGACGAGGAAAATCGTGCGCACATGCCGGCCGGCAAGTTCGCGGCGATCATTCGCAAGGTGTCGGAGCATGTGCAACTCGACGGTTCTGCCAAGCTGACCTTTGAAGTAAGCGACGGGATCCGGCCGATGCAGCTCCATTATGCTTCGATGCCGACTGTGCAGGACGGTGCTCTGCATGTCGAACTGGCGCCGCGTCCGGCGAGCTGTAAGCCCCGCGACCGATGGCTGAAAGCAGAAAACCGCAAGTCATCGGCCTGCTGTGGCCAATCAACGGCACAAAGCGCCTGTTGCGGCTGA
- a CDS encoding CpaF family protein produces MLLKISYEDGSGREVIPLSSNETYFVGESSTLTLRAGTPVAVSAGMSIWVPNVTIELVEPAAAAEAVTQFPDQERVLALQMEIHERLLKDTQYDRLVKSSDFGREDTRNRIRERLDMFIKEALDGAPQDLVVLVIKNAVYRWLAKRIARTGRRDGSSTAASLSREEQDNRRLFDVGKALISALQLKLNFESTRADFAQLDTRFSAAFQSRQALFNAGDRYEIAHMHLRSNIEELMYRWGTISELMDLDVISEIMVTRYDEIYVEKFGLLERYPFAFANERQLMKVIERIAVDSNRSINESEAMADFRMPDGSRVNAVIPPLAVKGACLTIRKFGGKSRLDISKLVTAGALSEPMRAFLEAAVRARKNIVVSGGTGSGKTTLLNSLSQFIPIGERVVAVEDTSELQLDGIHVVYLQSRPKTAESETSVTIRDLVRNALRMRPDRIIVGECRGAEAIDMLQAMNTGHAGSMTTAHANTPQDMMTRLEVMVLQGQSSLPVMAIRQQIVAAVELVVQLNRLESGRRAVTEISEVIGIDPDTGLVIVEPIFHLVGRAGGQAVHAFTGYLPSFVAELVEFGENGEIEKLDMFV; encoded by the coding sequence ATGCTGTTGAAGATTTCCTATGAGGACGGCAGCGGACGGGAGGTGATCCCGCTTTCTTCGAATGAGACCTATTTCGTCGGCGAAAGCAGCACGCTGACGCTGCGGGCCGGCACGCCGGTTGCCGTCTCGGCGGGCATGTCGATCTGGGTGCCGAACGTCACCATCGAACTCGTCGAGCCAGCCGCGGCCGCCGAAGCGGTGACGCAGTTTCCGGACCAGGAGCGGGTGCTGGCGTTGCAGATGGAGATACATGAGCGACTGCTAAAAGACACGCAATATGACCGGCTGGTGAAATCCTCCGATTTCGGCCGCGAGGACACGCGAAACCGCATCCGCGAACGGCTCGACATGTTCATCAAGGAGGCGCTCGACGGCGCGCCGCAGGATCTGGTTGTGCTCGTCATCAAGAACGCCGTCTATCGGTGGCTGGCAAAACGCATTGCCCGCACCGGGCGGCGCGATGGTTCGTCGACTGCCGCAAGCCTGTCGCGCGAGGAGCAGGACAATCGCCGTCTGTTCGACGTCGGCAAGGCTTTGATTTCGGCGCTGCAGCTGAAGCTGAATTTCGAATCCACCCGCGCCGATTTCGCCCAGCTCGACACGCGGTTCAGCGCTGCCTTCCAATCCCGCCAGGCGCTGTTCAATGCCGGCGACCGCTACGAGATCGCCCATATGCACCTGCGCTCCAATATCGAGGAGCTGATGTACCGTTGGGGCACGATCTCGGAACTGATGGATCTCGACGTCATCTCGGAAATCATGGTGACGCGTTATGACGAGATCTACGTCGAAAAATTCGGCCTGCTGGAGCGCTACCCTTTCGCCTTCGCCAACGAGCGGCAGCTGATGAAGGTGATCGAGCGCATCGCCGTCGATTCCAACCGCTCGATCAACGAGAGCGAGGCGATGGCCGATTTCCGCATGCCGGATGGATCGCGCGTCAACGCCGTCATTCCGCCGCTGGCGGTCAAGGGCGCCTGCCTGACCATCCGCAAGTTCGGCGGCAAGTCGCGGCTCGACATCTCCAAGCTGGTCACCGCCGGCGCGCTCAGCGAGCCGATGCGCGCCTTCCTCGAGGCGGCCGTCCGCGCCCGCAAGAACATCGTCGTCTCCGGCGGCACCGGCTCCGGCAAGACGACGCTCTTGAACAGCCTGTCGCAGTTCATCCCGATCGGCGAGCGCGTCGTTGCCGTCGAGGACACGTCGGAACTGCAGCTCGACGGCATCCATGTCGTCTACCTGCAATCGCGGCCGAAGACGGCGGAGTCCGAAACCAGCGTTACCATCCGCGATCTCGTGCGCAACGCGCTACGCATGCGCCCCGACCGCATCATCGTCGGCGAGTGCCGCGGTGCAGAGGCGATCGACATGCTGCAGGCGATGAACACCGGCCATGCCGGCTCGATGACGACGGCGCATGCCAATACGCCGCAGGACATGATGACCCGTCTGGAAGTGATGGTGCTGCAGGGCCAGAGCTCGCTGCCGGTCATGGCCATCCGCCAGCAGATCGTCGCCGCCGTAGAACTCGTCGTGCAGCTGAACCGCCTGGAAAGCGGGCGGCGCGCGGTGACCGAAATATCCGAGGTGATCGGCATCGATCCGGATACCGGCCTCGTCATCGTCGAGCCGATCTTCCATCTGGTCGGCCGTGCCGGCGGCCAGGCGGTGCATGCCTTTACCGGCTACCTGCCGAGTTTCGTCGCCGAACTCGTCGAGTTCGGAGAAAACGGCGAAATCGAAAAACTCGATATGTTCGTCTAG
- a CDS encoding arsenate reductase ArsC, producing MTADRVYNVLFLCTGNSARSILAESILNREGKGRFKAYSAGSQPKGEVHPLALDTLRALGYESTGFSSKSWDEFAEAGAPQMDFIFTVCDNAAGEACPVWIGHPMTAHWGVEDPAAVEGTLIEKGQAFSQAARFLKNRIIAFVSLPLASIDKLALETQLRAIGTMEGTTNSRGDVA from the coding sequence ATGACCGCTGATCGCGTTTACAATGTCCTTTTCCTCTGCACCGGCAATTCCGCCCGCTCGATCCTGGCCGAATCCATCCTCAACCGCGAAGGCAAGGGTCGCTTCAAGGCCTACTCGGCGGGAAGCCAGCCCAAAGGTGAAGTTCACCCCCTAGCGCTGGATACGCTGCGTGCCCTTGGCTACGAAAGCACGGGGTTCAGCTCGAAGAGCTGGGACGAGTTTGCCGAAGCTGGCGCGCCGCAGATGGATTTCATCTTCACAGTCTGCGACAACGCCGCAGGCGAGGCCTGCCCTGTGTGGATCGGCCACCCGATGACTGCGCACTGGGGTGTCGAGGATCCGGCGGCCGTCGAAGGTACGCTGATCGAGAAGGGCCAGGCGTTCTCACAAGCCGCACGTTTCCTCAAGAACCGCATCATCGCATTCGTGAGCCTTCCGCTCGCATCAATTGACAAGCTGGCGCTTGAAACACAGCTGCGCGCCATCGGCACGATGGAAGGTACGACCAATAGCCGGGGCGACGTCGCATGA
- a CDS encoding type II secretion system F family protein, protein MDISILQIFTVALGAVAAGLLVWGAPVRWPAPLLRATERDIALASEAAQVFGRDAVPPYTMILAYGITAIVVFLVVSLIFGPIFGVVVAIPVALFLPKATIRHFLHRRWLQIESQLPYAVDQIVSAVRTGKPLAIAVNAVADTGQMPASREFERIAREQKLGIGLVEALDRHARTVPSLHFKMVDAALGLFARQDGDISEPLTEMSKSFKEIWKLDQKITTSSSQARMNFRVVNGGALFMILMIFFGQPELIDKVFGNAIGIVIAIVGALLYATGFFWMRSMMKVSV, encoded by the coding sequence ATGGATATCAGCATTCTGCAGATTTTTACGGTCGCCCTCGGCGCGGTGGCGGCGGGGCTGCTCGTCTGGGGCGCGCCGGTGCGCTGGCCGGCGCCGCTCTTGCGCGCCACCGAACGCGATATTGCGCTGGCCAGCGAGGCGGCACAGGTGTTCGGGCGCGATGCCGTTCCGCCCTATACGATGATCCTTGCCTACGGCATCACGGCGATCGTCGTCTTCCTGGTGGTGTCGCTGATCTTCGGGCCGATCTTCGGCGTCGTCGTTGCCATCCCGGTCGCCTTATTCCTGCCCAAGGCGACCATCCGCCATTTCCTGCACCGGCGCTGGCTGCAGATTGAATCGCAACTTCCCTATGCCGTCGACCAGATCGTCTCGGCGGTGCGCACCGGCAAGCCGCTCGCCATCGCCGTCAATGCGGTGGCCGACACCGGCCAGATGCCGGCCTCGCGTGAGTTCGAGCGCATCGCCCGCGAACAGAAGCTCGGCATCGGCCTGGTCGAGGCGCTCGACCGCCACGCCCGCACCGTGCCGAGCCTGCACTTCAAGATGGTCGACGCGGCACTTGGTCTGTTTGCCCGCCAGGACGGCGATATCTCCGAGCCGCTGACCGAAATGTCGAAATCCTTCAAGGAAATCTGGAAGCTCGACCAGAAGATCACCACCTCGTCGTCGCAGGCGCGGATGAATTTCCGCGTCGTCAACGGCGGCGCGCTGTTCATGATCCTGATGATCTTCTTCGGTCAGCCGGAGCTGATCGACAAGGTGTTCGGCAACGCCATCGGTATCGTCATCGCCATCGTCGGCGCCCTTCTCTATGCCACCGGTTTCTTCTGGATGCGCTCGATGATGAAGGTGTCGGTCTGA
- a CDS encoding ISAzo13 family transposase, producing the protein MIDIAAIKARFETLAPYLDERARRLLAATEARAAGRGGVTAVSAATGVARSTIGRGLTELRTADARLERRVRRPGGGRRPKIETEPGLLAALEELVQSAIRGDPEAALLWVSRSQRHLAGALAQRGFTASQKLVGRLLRKLGFSLQANKKTLEGASHPDRDTQFEHINEKIKQFQAAGQAAISVDTKKKELVGDFKNGGRELRPKGGPEPVRVHDFKIPELGKVAPYGVYDITNNSGWVNVGIDHDTAAFAVESIRRWWNVLGKSRYPGSTGLLITADCGGSNGARVRLWKRELQSFANETGLAITVAHHPPGTSKWNRIEHRLFAFITQNWRGKPLVSHEVIVQLIGATTTANGLDVQCCLDENDYPKAIKITDAEMNAINIDRDPFHGEWNYTISPTSVVSDSAIAESVADDR; encoded by the coding sequence ATGATTGATATCGCGGCGATCAAAGCTCGCTTTGAGACGCTTGCGCCTTATCTCGATGAGCGGGCACGGCGTTTGTTGGCGGCAACCGAGGCTCGCGCGGCGGGCCGGGGTGGAGTGACGGCGGTTTCGGCGGCGACCGGCGTTGCGCGCAGTACGATCGGGCGCGGTCTTACGGAGTTGCGGACCGCAGATGCACGACTGGAACGCCGGGTTCGGCGGCCGGGCGGCGGCCGCAGGCCAAAGATCGAGACTGAGCCGGGCCTCTTGGCTGCACTTGAAGAATTGGTTCAATCGGCGATCCGTGGCGACCCTGAAGCAGCATTGTTGTGGGTGAGCAGAAGCCAGCGCCACCTTGCCGGCGCATTGGCACAACGCGGCTTTACGGCCAGCCAGAAGTTGGTTGGTCGGCTGCTGCGCAAGCTTGGCTTCAGCCTCCAGGCCAACAAGAAGACCTTGGAGGGGGCGTCTCATCCTGACCGCGACACCCAGTTCGAACACATCAACGAGAAGATCAAGCAGTTCCAGGCGGCCGGCCAGGCCGCCATTTCGGTCGACACAAAGAAAAAGGAGCTGGTTGGCGATTTCAAGAACGGCGGGCGTGAGCTGCGTCCCAAAGGCGGCCCCGAACCCGTGCGCGTTCACGACTTCAAGATACCCGAACTCGGCAAGGTCGCACCTTACGGCGTCTACGACATCACCAACAACTCGGGTTGGGTGAATGTCGGCATCGATCATGACACCGCCGCCTTTGCCGTAGAGAGCATTCGACGGTGGTGGAATGTCTTGGGAAAGAGCCGCTATCCTGGTTCAACCGGTCTACTCATTACCGCCGATTGCGGTGGCAGCAACGGGGCCCGTGTGCGACTGTGGAAGCGCGAGCTTCAATCATTCGCCAATGAAACTGGGTTAGCTATCACGGTCGCTCACCACCCGCCGGGGACCAGCAAATGGAACCGCATAGAACACCGGCTATTTGCATTCATCACACAGAATTGGCGCGGCAAGCCCCTCGTCAGTCATGAGGTCATCGTTCAACTGATCGGGGCCACGACGACGGCCAACGGGCTCGACGTTCAATGTTGCCTCGACGAAAATGACTATCCCAAGGCCATCAAGATCACCGATGCTGAAATGAATGCAATCAATATTGATCGTGATCCCTTCCACGGTGAGTGGAACTACACGATTTCGCCCACCTCCGTTGTGTCCGATAGCGCTATCGCCGAGAGTGTTGCCGATGATCGATGA
- a CDS encoding pilus assembly protein TadG-related protein: MTPTLIKRLHRDERGFLSPIILYMTIALALMIVWILNTGQMIYDKQRTQDTADAAAMVHADWEARYLNIMAMNNVASSQATVVMATSVAFQLTTAELALRSGVILAKLAEYSFTEGFGPASLLPPLPPMPYCPGWEKVPIVGGIIYGACLAFQGFRATEASLAIAYTVKAQIDYDPWGLIVKSSDIIDAMNDLNDYLVESFPQRVGNEALHLVRLNKSDHVVFHPPCESCDQAGEGAGGNLPVDRDGINPAAAYAEMCLAMSRGTEGQDPFLMRGEYANRGFPNGKGPLTAGGVDGSHIRDFVNHKSGIDNALVNFYIFYEAFGPAYLSKIPFKAIIEQYADLSWWEELTLDASFWLADKVFGVGFGITNPFQLPIDVPPRYSDKQTKDENDFTRKFDMIWNQVCGPAGGAISVAGAALPVISFPKPYWLKGRIPFNFTPFGGEQLDDYQTLAIVSRAPRARLQIRIFKDKTPSAYALAQSWVHNYTAFDLYTQDWLASLAPATLADDTGEVSNTIKQSPAADSFTGLTRVFDKGGANAWAAVNTH, from the coding sequence ATGACACCGACCCTCATCAAGCGCCTGCACCGCGATGAACGCGGCTTCCTGTCGCCGATCATCCTCTACATGACGATCGCGCTCGCCCTGATGATCGTCTGGATCCTGAATACGGGACAGATGATCTACGACAAGCAGCGCACGCAGGACACGGCCGACGCTGCCGCTATGGTCCATGCCGACTGGGAAGCGCGCTATCTCAATATCATGGCGATGAACAATGTCGCCTCCTCGCAGGCAACCGTGGTCATGGCGACGTCGGTCGCCTTCCAGCTCACCACGGCGGAATTGGCGCTGCGTTCGGGTGTCATTCTGGCGAAACTCGCCGAATATTCCTTCACCGAAGGCTTCGGACCGGCTTCGCTTCTGCCGCCGCTTCCGCCGATGCCCTATTGCCCCGGCTGGGAAAAGGTACCGATCGTCGGCGGCATCATCTACGGCGCTTGCCTGGCTTTCCAGGGGTTCCGGGCGACGGAGGCCAGTCTTGCAATTGCATACACGGTAAAAGCACAGATCGATTATGATCCCTGGGGCCTGATCGTGAAGTCCAGCGACATTATCGACGCCATGAACGACCTCAACGACTACCTGGTCGAGAGCTTTCCGCAACGCGTCGGCAACGAAGCCCTGCATCTGGTGCGCCTGAACAAGTCGGACCACGTCGTTTTCCATCCGCCGTGCGAATCCTGCGACCAGGCCGGAGAAGGTGCGGGCGGTAACCTGCCGGTCGATCGCGATGGCATCAATCCCGCTGCGGCCTATGCTGAAATGTGCCTTGCGATGAGCAGGGGTACGGAGGGACAGGACCCGTTCCTGATGCGCGGCGAGTATGCCAACCGCGGCTTTCCCAACGGCAAGGGTCCGCTGACCGCGGGTGGAGTCGACGGCAGCCATATTCGCGACTTTGTCAACCACAAGAGTGGCATCGACAATGCGCTGGTGAACTTCTACATCTTTTACGAAGCCTTCGGCCCGGCTTACCTGAGCAAGATCCCGTTCAAGGCGATCATCGAGCAATATGCCGATCTGAGCTGGTGGGAGGAACTAACGCTCGATGCCAGCTTCTGGCTCGCCGACAAGGTCTTTGGTGTCGGCTTCGGCATCACCAACCCGTTCCAGCTGCCGATCGACGTGCCGCCGCGCTATTCCGACAAGCAGACGAAGGACGAGAACGATTTCACCCGCAAGTTCGACATGATCTGGAACCAGGTCTGCGGGCCGGCAGGTGGCGCGATTTCCGTGGCGGGGGCCGCTCTGCCGGTCATCTCCTTCCCCAAGCCCTACTGGCTGAAAGGACGCATCCCCTTCAACTTCACGCCGTTCGGCGGCGAGCAGCTCGACGACTACCAGACGCTGGCGATCGTTTCGCGCGCCCCGCGCGCCCGGCTGCAGATCCGCATCTTCAAGGACAAGACGCCATCCGCCTATGCTTTGGCGCAGAGCTGGGTCCACAACTATACGGCCTTCGATCTCTACACCCAGGACTGGCTGGCATCGCTTGCGCCCGCCACACTCGCCGACGATACCGGCGAGGTTTCGAATACCATCAAGCAGAGCCCGGCCGCCGATAGTTTCACCGGCCTGACCCGCGTCTTCGACAAGGGAGGAGCCAATGCCTGGGCTGCCGTCAACACACACTGA
- a CDS encoding Flp pilus assembly protein CpaB, with protein MNWKLIAAVIVGLITGVLLYFWTESVKNEQVAYAFMRLQPDRKVTRGQAITPDMLAEPVMLPETFGALAKLAVPAASAYQEWLKDRTAAADIPAGSVLLFQYFDDNDGGRLTTMIAPGKRALTLPVNAAAAVGHFVEPGSYVDILGTVDEPVEPVAPAAAQPGTPGQAPAVPGQAPAVAGQPQAPAQPQSPVEQMLKNYLTQYPGVDENDVNAYRKQAQDYKLGISSRTRVVTRTFLQNVKVLAVGAATTAEGAITKANSTYNNVTVEVTPSEAEMLIFALGQSNGSLNMVLRNPADNSVEELPSINWTRM; from the coding sequence ATGAACTGGAAGCTCATAGCGGCTGTCATCGTCGGGCTCATTACCGGCGTTCTGCTCTACTTCTGGACCGAGAGCGTCAAGAACGAGCAGGTAGCCTATGCCTTCATGCGGCTCCAGCCCGATAGGAAGGTGACGCGAGGTCAGGCGATCACGCCCGACATGCTCGCCGAACCGGTCATGCTGCCGGAAACTTTCGGGGCGCTCGCCAAGCTCGCGGTTCCCGCTGCCAGCGCTTATCAGGAATGGCTGAAGGACAGGACGGCCGCTGCCGACATTCCGGCCGGCTCGGTGCTGCTCTTCCAGTATTTCGACGACAATGACGGCGGCCGCCTGACGACAATGATCGCGCCCGGTAAACGGGCGCTCACCCTTCCCGTCAACGCGGCCGCAGCCGTCGGCCACTTCGTCGAGCCGGGCAGCTATGTCGATATCCTCGGCACGGTCGATGAGCCGGTCGAGCCCGTAGCACCCGCCGCAGCCCAGCCGGGAACCCCCGGCCAGGCACCTGCCGTCCCCGGACAAGCCCCGGCTGTGGCCGGACAGCCGCAGGCTCCAGCCCAGCCGCAGTCGCCGGTCGAGCAGATGCTGAAGAACTATCTCACCCAATATCCGGGCGTCGACGAGAATGATGTCAATGCCTACCGCAAACAGGCGCAAGACTATAAACTCGGCATCAGCTCGCGCACCCGCGTCGTTACCCGCACTTTCCTGCAGAATGTCAAAGTGCTGGCCGTCGGCGCGGCGACGACGGCGGAAGGTGCCATTACCAAGGCCAACAGCACCTACAATAACGTGACCGTTGAGGTGACGCCGTCGGAGGCCGAAATGCTGATTTTTGCGCTCGGCCAGTCGAACGGCAGCCTGAACATGGTGCTGCGCAATCCGGCCGACAACAGCGTCGAGGAACTGCCGAGCATCAACTGGACGCGCATGTGA
- a CDS encoding hydrolase — protein MTFRNGLTSLLRPEDSVLVLIDHQPYQLANVNSHEPQMVINNTTGLAKAAKAFGVPTILTSVIAARGGLLFPQITDVLPGQEVIDRTFINTWQDEKVVDAVKATGRKQLIIAGLWTEVCVAMPTIQALGEGWDVTVITDASGAVSVEAHQVAIQRMIAAGANMMTWLALASEWQRDWARTDQAAALTEVITQHAGGSGIAFLWEQQLLNTPVPSAAG, from the coding sequence ATGACTTTTCGCAATGGCCTTACTTCGCTTCTTCGTCCCGAAGATTCGGTACTCGTTCTGATCGATCATCAGCCCTACCAGCTCGCGAATGTGAACAGCCACGAACCACAGATGGTGATCAACAATACGACCGGGCTGGCGAAGGCCGCCAAGGCCTTCGGTGTTCCCACAATCCTGACCAGCGTGATCGCCGCGCGAGGCGGTCTCCTCTTCCCCCAGATCACCGATGTGCTCCCTGGTCAGGAGGTGATCGACCGGACGTTCATCAATACCTGGCAGGACGAGAAGGTGGTGGACGCCGTCAAGGCGACCGGTCGCAAGCAACTGATCATTGCCGGTCTGTGGACCGAGGTATGCGTCGCGATGCCGACGATCCAGGCCCTCGGCGAAGGCTGGGATGTAACTGTCATCACCGACGCATCCGGCGCTGTATCGGTCGAAGCCCATCAGGTCGCCATCCAGCGCATGATCGCGGCTGGCGCAAACATGATGACGTGGCTGGCACTGGCGTCCGAATGGCAGCGCGACTGGGCCCGGACCGACCAGGCCGCCGCCTTGACGGAGGTGATCACGCAGCATGCCGGCGGAAGCGGAATCGCATTCCTGTGGGAACAACAACTGCTCAACACGCCGGTACCGAGCGCCGCAGGCTGA
- the arsH gene encoding arsenical resistance protein ArsH — translation MRRASALSDLPAASLAHLRQPDLDALRPAFSAHKPRILILYGSLRAVSYSRLLAHEVARLLEHFECEVKIFDPAGLPLPDAEPVNHPKVQELRDLSAWSEGQVWVSPERHGAMTGIMKAQIDWIPLSVGSVRPTQGKTLAVMQVSGGSQSFNAINQLRVLGRWMRMITIPNQSSVAKAFQEFDADGRMKPSSYHDRVVDVCEELVKFTLLTRDASAYLTDRYSERKEEAEKLEQRTRLKSV, via the coding sequence ATGCGGAGGGCAAGCGCGTTGTCTGACTTGCCTGCCGCATCCCTCGCTCATCTGCGCCAGCCGGATCTGGACGCGTTGCGTCCGGCGTTTTCTGCTCACAAGCCACGCATCCTGATCCTCTACGGCTCGCTGCGGGCTGTATCATACAGCCGCCTGCTGGCTCATGAAGTCGCCCGGCTGCTGGAGCATTTCGAGTGCGAAGTGAAGATCTTCGACCCCGCTGGCCTGCCGCTTCCAGACGCGGAACCGGTCAACCATCCCAAAGTGCAGGAACTGCGTGATCTCTCTGCTTGGTCGGAAGGCCAGGTCTGGGTCAGTCCGGAACGGCATGGCGCCATGACGGGCATCATGAAGGCGCAGATCGACTGGATACCGCTTTCGGTCGGATCGGTGCGGCCGACCCAGGGCAAGACGCTGGCGGTGATGCAGGTGTCGGGCGGCTCACAGTCGTTCAATGCGATCAACCAGCTTCGTGTCCTCGGCCGTTGGATGCGTATGATTACCATCCCCAACCAGTCCTCGGTGGCGAAAGCCTTTCAGGAGTTCGATGCGGACGGCCGCATGAAGCCCTCGTCCTATCATGATCGCGTCGTGGACGTCTGCGAGGAGCTGGTGAAATTCACCCTGCTGACCCGCGACGCCTCTGCCTATCTCACGGATCGCTACAGTGAGCGTAAGGAAGAAGCGGAAAAGCTGGAGCAGCGCACGAGACTGAAATCCGTATGA
- a CDS encoding ArsR/SmtB family transcription factor: protein MEERQALMSFAALSQETRLHIVRMLVVAGPSGMAAGAVAEKAEVSASNVSFHLKELERAGLINQQRESRSIIYTANYEGLGALIRFLMEDCCGGHPEICAPAAEVAACCAPAPKENLQ from the coding sequence ATGGAAGAACGTCAAGCCCTCATGTCATTTGCGGCGCTGTCACAGGAAACCCGGCTGCACATCGTGCGCATGCTGGTCGTCGCCGGCCCGAGCGGGATGGCTGCCGGCGCCGTCGCCGAGAAGGCAGAGGTTTCCGCCTCCAACGTCTCGTTCCATCTGAAGGAACTGGAGCGAGCCGGACTTATCAACCAACAGCGGGAATCCCGCTCGATCATCTACACCGCCAACTACGAAGGCCTCGGCGCGCTCATCCGCTTCTTGATGGAAGACTGCTGCGGCGGCCATCCTGAGATCTGCGCGCCGGCCGCCGAAGTCGCCGCTTGCTGCGCCCCAGCCCCGAAGGAAAACCTGCAATGA
- the arsN2 gene encoding arsenic resistance N-acetyltransferase ArsN2, whose amino-acid sequence MSGELDQQPVSSADEDLRAALKATQLPTDDLDEDGRSFFRFTDQNATVGYGGLEHYGNCALLRSLVVLPQQRGHGYGEAITRQLLAQATRGGVQTVYLLTDSATAFFERLGFAKVDRATAPAAILQTRQATSLCPASAALLAKIVQG is encoded by the coding sequence ATGAGCGGGGAGCTGGACCAGCAACCTGTCAGCAGCGCAGATGAGGACCTGCGAGCGGCCTTGAAAGCTACGCAACTTCCAACCGACGATCTCGACGAAGACGGCCGTAGCTTCTTCCGGTTTACGGATCAGAACGCGACCGTCGGCTATGGGGGCCTGGAACACTACGGGAACTGCGCACTCCTGCGTTCGTTGGTGGTCCTGCCGCAGCAGCGTGGGCACGGTTATGGCGAAGCCATCACTAGGCAGTTGCTCGCCCAGGCTACGCGTGGTGGCGTCCAGACAGTTTATTTGCTGACGGATTCAGCAACCGCTTTTTTCGAACGCCTCGGTTTCGCCAAGGTGGATCGTGCGACGGCTCCTGCCGCAATCCTACAAACTCGGCAGGCTACAAGCCTGTGCCCGGCCTCGGCGGCGCTATTGGCCAAGATAGTCCAAGGTTAG
- the arsC gene encoding arsenate reductase (glutaredoxin) (This arsenate reductase requires both glutathione and glutaredoxin to convert arsenate to arsenite, after which the efflux transporter formed by ArsA and ArsB can extrude the arsenite from the cell, providing resistance.), with protein sequence MDVTIYHNPDCGTSRNTLEMIRNAGIQPTVIEYVKTPPSRDQLVRMIAEAGLTVRGAIREKGTPYAELGLDDPALTDDQLLDAMLENPILINRPFVVTPSGTRLSRPSELVLDILPDTHKGAFTKEDGEQVLDAEGKRVV encoded by the coding sequence ATGGACGTCACCATTTATCACAACCCCGACTGCGGCACGTCGCGCAACACGCTGGAGATGATCCGCAATGCCGGCATTCAGCCTACGGTCATCGAATATGTGAAGACACCGCCCAGCCGCGACCAGCTTGTCAGAATGATCGCGGAGGCCGGCCTCACCGTCCGTGGGGCGATCCGCGAAAAGGGCACGCCTTATGCGGAACTTGGCCTTGATGATCCGGCGCTGACCGACGATCAGCTGCTTGACGCCATGCTTGAAAACCCAATCCTGATCAACCGGCCGTTCGTGGTGACGCCGAGCGGCACGCGGCTGTCGCGTCCTTCCGAACTGGTGCTCGACATTCTGCCGGACACGCACAAGGGGGCGTTTACCAAGGAAGATGGCGAGCAAGTTCTCGATGCGGAGGGCAAGCGCGTTGTCTGA